Part of the Nitrososphaerales archaeon genome, AGGATGTGCCAAATGCCTTGAAACTGTAGACATATTCGCCTACCATTATAGACAATCTCACCACTGAATTCTCCCCTCGCAATCTGTGTTTCAGGGCATCAGAAAGATCCGCGCAGGCTTTGTTTGCATTAACGCCTATGATACAGTCGCCCCGCAAGGTGATTTCGCGTGCTTTGGTCAGCTCGATCGTTCTCTCATGCATTGCTCTAACGTTACGATGACCAAAAAATATTATCTGTTCTTCCACATCATTCTATTTGAATAAGAAACTTTTAAATGACACTTGAAATGAAGGATGCCTG contains:
- a CDS encoding DUF371 domain-containing protein → MEEQIIFFGHRNVRAMHERTIELTKAREITLRGDCIIGVNANKACADLSDALKHRLRGENSVVRLSIMVGEYVYSFKAFGTSSLTLADKHDMVLRKSTFICPRTVAVGCSRASNDIPKSIIQLLRDPATKGVLSINIE